The Cyclopterus lumpus isolate fCycLum1 chromosome 12, fCycLum1.pri, whole genome shotgun sequence genome window below encodes:
- the LOC117740247 gene encoding Golgi phosphoprotein 3-like: protein MASIKQRNSGLVQRRTEAIRSAADKDRDSAEEEDEARRGEEDDDDEKGDSKETRLTLMEEVLLLGLKDREGYTSFWNDCISSGLRGCMLVELALRGRLQLEACGVRRRSLLSRKVICKSDAPTGDVLLDEALKHIKETQPPETVQSWIELLSGETWNPLKLHYQLRNVRERLAKNLVEKGVLTTEKQNFLLFDMTTHPLTNSTIKQRLVKKVQESVLEKWVNDPHRMDKRVLSLILLAHSSDVLENAFAPLQDDQYDLGMKRVHTLLELEPEKESAKPNVNELMWAVVAAFTK from the exons ATGGCCTCTATCAAGCAGAGAAACTCGGGCCTCGTCCAGCGGAGGACCGAGGCCATCCGCAGCGCCGCCGACAAGGACAGGGACTCcgccgaggaggaggacgaggcgCGCCGcggggaggaggacgacgacgacgaaaaGGGGGACTCCAAGGAAACCCGACTCACGTTGATGGAGGAAGTGTTGCTCCTGGGCCTCAAGGACCGAGAG GGCTACACGTCTTTTTGGAACGACTGTATTTCTTCCGGTCTGCGCGGGTGCATGCTGGTGGAGCTGGCCCTCAGGGGGAGGTTGCAGCTGGAGGCCTGCggtgtgaggagaaggagccTCCTCTCGAGGAAG GTGATCTGCAAGTCTGACGCTCCCACGGGAGATGTGCTACTGGACGAGGCCCTGAAGCACATTAAGGAGACCCAGCCTCCAGAGACCGTCCAGAGCTGGATAGAGCTGCTGAGTG GAGAGACCTGGAATCCCCTGAAGCTGCACTACCAGCTCAGAAATGTTAGAGAGCGTTTGGCAAAAAACCTGGTAGAGAAAGGTGTGCTCaccacagagaaacaaaactTCCTGCTTTTTGACATGACCACACATCCGCTCACCAACAGCACCATTAAACAG CGCCTCGTCAAGAAGGTCCAGGAATCCGTTCTGGAGAAGTGGGTCAACGATCCCCACCGCATGGACAAGCGGGTCCTGTCCCTGATCCTTCTGGCCCACTCGTCCGACGTTCTCGAGAATGCCTTCGCCCCGCTACAGGACGACCAGTACGACCTGGGCATGAAGAGAGTCCACACTCTGCTGGAGCTTGAGCCGGAGAAGGAGAGCGCAAAGCCCAACGTCAACGAACTCATGTGGGCCGTGGTGGCcgcatttactaaatga